The genomic window AATCCGCAGCACCAGCGACTGTGCATGGAAGCACTTTTATGCCATGGGAAATGCGTCGGATGCGTCCTTCGACGAGAGTGGCCGCCTGGAGATGCTCTGGCGGGACTTGAATCAGACCAACCATCGGGTGGTAGACATGCGGCTGCAGTTGGATCGCGTCCAGGAAGTGGAGAACGAAGTGGAGGACGTTCTGGAACATGTACGCAATTTGAGCTTCCATGTGGGGGAATCCCATCAGGAACTGAATGACCTCAAACAGCGCATTTCCGACCACCTCGATCCGGGCTACCTAGAGCAGGGCGAGGGCTTGCTGAGGCTGACAGTCCAGCGGCAAATACTGCTCAATGGGCATCTCAACCAACTGGATGGCTATCGTGTACTACTGAATACCACGTTGGGCGTGAAATCTGAACAGCAGCGGGAGGTGCGCAAGCACTGGCTTCCCAAGGCGGAGAGACACGCCAGTCACCTGCTGGCGCGATCCAATGACTACGCCCGCCAGTTTCAACCGACCAGAAATGGAGCTCGCATAGCCATGCTGGCCAGTTCTGCCCACAGTAATATTACCAAGGCCATCAACGATGCGCGGCTAGCTTCAGTCCTGGCCAAGGAACGGGTTTACGAGGCGCAGAGGACACTCTACCCCACTGATGGCAGCTCCATGATCGAGCGGGCCAAGCACTCGCTGCACAGATCAAAGCAACTCCAGCAGGAAGCCCTCAAACAGATGCACAAATCCAACGTGCTGAAGGACAAACTGCATcgccaggagcagcaggtggAGGGCATCAAGGCGACGATTTACGACTCCGGACTGCGCACAAACAACATATCCGGGCAACTGCAGGGCCTTTCGGAGAGTTCAGCTCGTCGTCAAGCGAAGGAGAGCCTCGAATTGGCTGATAGAACTGGAGAACAAATGCGTGCCGAGCTGCGACTGGCCAAGGATATGCAGAAGTCCATCCAAAACATGCGGCATTCGTTTTCCAATTTGGAACCCGACTGGGAAATCAAACTGGGAATGGCCCAGGAGAACATATCCCTAACCCAGACCAACTTGCGGCTGGCCAATGTCTCCTTGAGTTACCTGGAGCAGCAGGCCGAGAAGGAGCAACAGATGTTCGAGGTGTGGAACAACAGCATGGccgagcagctgcagcagctccgGGATCAGATTGCCAAGGCCAGGCATGCTGCGGAAGCGGTAAGTAGATGATACTTTATatattgcaattaattaaatcaaaaatacttCATATATTACAActatttaaatcaaaaatacatgTTCAGATCGATGTCTCCTTGGAATCGCTGGGTCCCAAGTGCATTCGATCCTATCTGCCAGCCTCGTACGGCTTGAGTACCTCGAACAAGCTCCGAATGAGCTTTGCCCTATCCAATCACCTCGAGAGCTCGCCGCTGATTCATCTGGCCAGCAGCGAGGGACGTCACATCACCCTGGAGCTCCACAAACGTCGTGTGCGTTTAGTATGGAATCTGGGAGGCACCACCGCCACCGTAACGCATCCCATGGTGGTGCAGACACGTGACCCCAAGTACGACGATGCCTGGTACCATGTGGAGGCCAATAGGACACTTAATCTGGGCAGTTTGGTAGTGCGTCGGATGAACAACTATGGCGAGCTAACTCCGCCTAACCCGGTTACCATAACCGGATCCACGGATACGGAACACACACGTTTCTATCAGTCTCGAAGCGATCGCATTTCGCTGGGCGGCTTTGCATCAAAGGATTTGCAATTCACACCGGGACTCAATGTGGTGGTGCACCAGGTGGAGGTGGACAACAAGCCGCTGGGTCTGTGGAACTTCGTGACCAGCGAGGGCAGCTGCGGAGGATCAATGGTTGGCGCTAAGGAGTCTTCGGCCTCGTCCACCGCTCGCCACTTCAATGGATTGGGCTATGCCCAGTTGATGAAGACCCGGCCGCGACCCACTCGCAAAAACCTGTTCTCCGTGCAGATGACTTTCCGCACCCTAGACGAAAATGCCTTGCTCTTCTTAGCGGTTGATGACAAGAACGTAAGTAAAATTAAGATTAAATCTCTTTTTTAACGACAcaattataaatgtatattgcAGAACCGCTCGGTGTCGGTGACTTTGAGCCGGGGTAGGATCATGTTCCGCATCGACTATGGCGACGAGTCCAAGCTGGAGATCAACACAACCAAGAAGTACAATGTGGGCCAGTGGATCAAGATAGAGGCTGCTCGAGAGTTCTCTGCCAAAAGAAGCACTGAAAACGGTATGCTCCGCGTAAACAACGATCGCCCCATTTCCGGAGCACCCACACTACCCGTAAACATTCACTTGCTACCGGATCTTTCCAAGGCTGTGTATTATCTGGGCGGTGTGCCACCAGGTAAGAAGCTTATTGATTAATATAATGATTTAAGACCTAACCTGAATTGCCATAATAGGTTTCACTTCGGGAACCTCTAAGGCGCCTGGAGCTGATAATCCCTTCCTGGGATGTATGAAGGATGTCCAGGTGAATGGCGAGACCTACGATCCTCTGGAGAGCTCTAGCTACTACGGTGTGGAGCCTTCCTGCAAGGACATGATTACCAAGTATGTATTGAAACTATCTTCCAAGGAAATCATTTTCTAAGAACTAAATCCTTAACAGGGCTGGTTTCTCCGGCAATGGTTACTTGGAGCTGCCCTCGCAGTCACTTCGCAAGCGCTCCAATACCGCTTTGGTGTTCCGCACCCTTCAGCCCGATTGTCTGCTGCTCCTCGCCGCCTATCCGCCTGAGATCCTGGGCGACTACGATGCTAAGGACATCAAGGGCAACTTCTCCATTAGCCTGGTGGATGGCCAATTGCATGTTTGGGTCAACTCTGGTCGCAGCTTCATCAAGATGTCCTCGAACTCCAGTCAAATGAACGATGGCGAGTTTCACGTGGTACATTTGATCAAGACCGGTCGCAAACTTGAGCTGATGGTGGACGATGAGCTGCAAGAGATCCGCAACCTAAACGGCAGTCCCACGGTCGTCAGCCTGCCAAGGGATGCAGGTGGCTTGTACATCGGTGGGGCACCACCGCACGAGAGTTATACGCCATTGGCGCCGACTTTTGTAAATCTGGAAGGAGCCATTCGGGATGTGGTGTTCAACAACCGGACCATTAACTTTAACGATGCCCTGACCTTTGCCAACGTCCAGATCGGGCGAAACGGTCCACTGATGGGCAGTCTCAAAGGAGGACTGTACGATGTCCTGCTGAAAACCGAACCCATGATTGGAAAGAGTTTTACAGCCTCGCCCGAGGGCTGCAAGCGGGTAAGTGGCTAAAGTTCCTCGTAATTTCTGGGATTGGTTTGGAGGGGGTTGAAGATTTCAATGGGTGCTGTCCATTTTctgcatgtacatatgtggcTACCTAACTCTGTTAAAATCATACGtttctctttgtttttatAGGATTTTAGTTGCTAAGCAATTATGTCAAAAGCGGTCACGCTAAACGCTTCAAGCGCTGCGCCTTAAGAAAGATCATTTGTATACTAATTTCgcctaaaacaaaaaacaaacgcTAACCAAACAAGCTACTCTATGTGGTCTACATGTGGATTAATATAACCAACCATCATCAAAGATATAACCTCAGTTCTTGCATAAAAGGCATTGGGAAAGTGGGCCCATGAGAACATTGCAAAGTGAAATGCGTTTGAGCATATTTCACTCTCATGGGCAGACTGATTTAGCTTTAAGCTAGGGCATCTTGGTCCTCAGATAACCGAAACCTAATGAGAGGGATCTTCTTAGTTATTAATTATCTTTATAAACACTTTTGCAATTTTGTACATATTTCATGCGACTTTTATTACTATTTCATAAGCTTCAACGCTCAAATTAGCCTGTAAGATTCACCATACTCATATATCATACACATCACTCATCAACGCTTTGTGTACGTTTTTGCTTCATGAATGTATCATACAATTAACATTTGCCTACTGCAACATGGACATTTAATTGTTATCACATTTacctaaataaaaaacatttttataacaaaaaCCAATACGATATCAtggcaaagtttttattttctaattcAAAATCGCTGAGATCGCTACGCAAAAGCTCAGAAACTAACACAAAGTCGTCGGGGTGAGTTGAGTTCCAAGAAAAGGTACGATAGTCCTGGTCATAATGTGATTGCTCTCTTGCAGATCGGCAGCTATTCCTACGAGCCGAATGCATTCAAGTTCGGAGACGATATCTATAGCTATTCCCAGCTGAAGCTACCGGAGCGTCACTTCTGGCAGCGCAACTTCCATCTCAGCTTCGACTTCCGCTCCTTCTACCCCAATGGAATGCTCTACTTGTCGCCGGGCAGCAAGGAGAAACCCAAGCACTATGTCGCCCTCGTCCTCAAGGATGGACAGCTGGTCCTGGTGGTGCGAGGTCGTCGGCGAGAGGAGCTCCAGTTGACCGCCAAGTTGAACGATGGCGAGTGGCACCGGGTGACGGTTAGCTGCCACGATCGTAAGGTCACCATGTCCGTGGAAATAGGACGTACAGATCAAAAGACCTCCGCCCAGATGAAGCTGCCCAAGAAGATCGGCGCCTCtcagttgctgctggtgggtgGACTGCCCCAGTCCCCAGTCAAGGTCTCCTCCGATCTCTACGTCCGTCTGGAGCCATTCAAGGGTTGCCTGCGCCGGGTgagcatcaacaacaacacccAGGATCTGGCCCGACCCGGCAAACACTCGAACGTGGGCCAGTGCTTCCCCACGGTGGAGAGAGGCAGTTACTTCCCCGGCGATGCCTATGCCATTTACAGTGAGTTCGTACCAGGTCTGTTTTGATATTCAACTAACCTTTGTTCTCCTGCCgcagagaaaaactttaatgtgGGCAAGTACCTCGATCTGGAAACGGAATTTAGGACCTCGGAGCTGTCGGGCATCCTGCTGAGTGTCTCTGATCCGAATGGATTCCCAGCGCTGTCACTAGAGCTGCATAATGGCAATGTAAGCTAAGCTCGACTTATTTTCCAAAGCTAAATTTGAACTAAATACTCTCTTGCAGATAATATTCTCCTGCGATCCTGGAAATGGAGTGCCCATGCGTGTGGAGTCATCACTGCCCACCAAATATGCGCTGTGTGACAACAAATGGCATAATATTTCAGCCCTCTACGACGGCGAGCAGATGGTCCTGCGCATCGATCAACTGCCAGCCGTGGTCAGTATGGGAAATCAGGGTAGCGCCGGAAAAGTGCAAACCCGCTCCCCACTTTACATAGGCGGTCTGCCAGG from Drosophila yakuba strain Tai18E2 chromosome 2L, Prin_Dyak_Tai18E2_2.1, whole genome shotgun sequence includes these protein-coding regions:
- the LOC6528217 gene encoding laminin subunit alpha-1 isoform X3 produces the protein MSASDKRTVKMSDASIKPRKLKKHLRAAKPRRMMTKQLLHLCVYLVCITQTLQQQHRQQQHGQPEGNMLQQHHRTSVNSSVNINISRQFNEIIQTATASASASGTGAVTFSSVTAATTLTPGRRKLIRKIQGQQNRTSTSGRRRKLRLHPYYRRNATHATRTTTVASVSATATTLLPKIPPQQPFNYHTHLHSSFQQQQQQQQHVAGGQITQQQQQQQVHVVAVTPRPHQRQQQQQQQQPGFAIVPATYYHQQQQQRTLLGNLTQQQQQQQHLLLQPGQNILVYSNLGPIPPCPPGLLSGSGMPVYTQQQHFIPLRSTTTPRPRQRECHCSSVGSLSSDCDKRTGQCACLANVTGRRCDKCRPGHWNLTAGEGCRDCRCDPHGSRGHECNPWTGQCDCKIGVGGQHCNECTEGFFGFTTEGCQRCSACRSEGQVCDPHNGRCICPKFTRGLACGQCVPGTWGWQARLGCRECDCDHIGSIGQQCNTSDGQCQCREGYSGRKCDTCAVGYFGYPECRRCGCDPEGSFTQADGSIACDSNGQCPCKSLVVGLKCDTCMQSTFGLSALNPEGCTRCFCFGRSGECEQSDLSWGHIRMAESRNLSVQQIRPQAVPSSDYEYIVVVQMEGSSFHREDAEIQRMNDLSLVPKSTGNVSIGAYGQFYHPLYFQLPPQFYGDRTSSYGGFLYFTLITEGAHKPLERNILGQYPLVQLHAHSKLLLDFYEYEEFEYSLNVTHRVPLHESFWKYHHTSQAVDRNTLMAALQNIRHIFIRAFAFADFQEVVLQNVHMDAAIYIKGSTNLIAKGVERCRCPKRFDGLSCQDPGRSFYRWRNTTVVESVFIEDLIGRAAPCHCNGRSSDCDRETGVCQNCRGNTGGDHCHQCAEGFYGDPNSPHGCQACPCPETNRNFARGCNVWDGEVSCVCKPGYTGRLCERCQAGYFGDPMRHPNTTCQPCNCHPDGVRTEGCDIETGRCYCREGVTGLKCDKCQAERHYLVDNGCRICDNCTLLLLDYVELVGHKLRRGMHNMDLTGIPAPYRKLSEYESAYGEWNARHWDFSQTKRRLQDYDSADILKLEAHAENLKFQSRKAVATIGKREFAIKSMREDAVIQQHSVGLLRSEILQTLSDLHGYGKSAHYLSLPTALKQARFYLQAIREHDHMVQEIRSTSDCAWKHFYAMGNASDASFDESGRLEMLWRDLNQTNHRVVDMRLQLDRVQEVENEVEDVLEHVRNLSFHVGESHQELNDLKQRISDHLDPGYLEQGEGLLRLTVQRQILLNGHLNQLDGYRVLLNTTLGVKSEQQREVRKHWLPKAERHASHLLARSNDYARQFQPTRNGARIAMLASSAHSNITKAINDARLASVLAKERVYEAQRTLYPTDGSSMIERAKHSLHRSKQLQQEALKQMHKSNVLKDKLHRQEQQVEGIKATIYDSGLRTNNISGQLQGLSESSARRQAKESLELADRTGEQMRAELRLAKDMQKSIQNMRHSFSNLEPDWEIKLGMAQENISLTQTNLRLANVSLSYLEQQAEKEQQMFEVWNNSMAEQLQQLRDQIAKARHAAEAIDVSLESLGPKCIRSYLPASYGLSTSNKLRMSFALSNHLESSPLIHLASSEGRHITLELHKRRVRLVWNLGGTTATVTHPMVVQTRDPKYDDAWYHVEANRTLNLGSLVVRRMNNYGELTPPNPVTITGSTDTEHTRFYQSRSDRISLGGFASKDLQFTPGLNVVVHQVEVDNKPLGLWNFVTSEGSCGGSMVGAKESSASSTARHFNGLGYAQLMKTRPRPTRKNLFSVQMTFRTLDENALLFLAVDDKNNRSVSVTLSRGRIMFRIDYGDESKLEINTTKKYNVGQWIKIEAAREFSAKRSTENGMLRVNNDRPISGAPTLPVNIHLLPDLSKAVYYLGGVPPGFTSGTSKAPGADNPFLGCMKDVQVNGETYDPLESSSYYGVEPSCKDMITKAGFSGNGYLELPSQSLRKRSNTALVFRTLQPDCLLLLAAYPPEILGDYDAKDIKGNFSISLVDGQLHVWVNSGRSFIKMSSNSSQMNDGEFHVVHLIKTGRKLELMVDDELQEIRNLNGSPTVVSLPRDAGGLYIGGAPPHESYTPLAPTFVNLEGAIRDVVFNNRTINFNDALTFANVQIGRNGPLMGSLKGGLYDVLLKTEPMIGKSFTASPEGCKRIGSYSYEPNAFKFGDDIYSYSQLKLPERHFWQRNFHLSFDFRSFYPNGMLYLSPGSKEKPKHYVALVLKDGQLVLVVRGRRREELQLTAKLNDGEWHRVTVSCHDRKVTMSVEIGRTDQKTSAQMKLPKKIGASQLLLVGGLPQSPVKVSSDLYVRLEPFKGCLRRVSINNNTQDLARPGKHSNVGQCFPTVERGSYFPGDAYAIYKKNFNVGKYLDLETEFRTSELSGILLSVSDPNGFPALSLELHNGNIIFSCDPGNGVPMRVESSLPTKYALCDNKWHNISALYDGEQMVLRIDQLPAVVSMGNQGSAGKVQTRSPLYIGGLPENAPSGSLISRENFKGCIRHVSIRNERRDWIEMEDLRNVLLSECLVSSDES